A DNA window from Mycosarcoma maydis chromosome 12, whole genome shotgun sequence contains the following coding sequences:
- a CDS encoding putative prephenate dehydrogenase (NADP+) has protein sequence MASSTEMDTLEIGIIGMGDMGRLYATKMRDAGWKKVNVCDRPENHEKLCKELQGSGLNVLRDGHLVSRRSDFIIYSVEAAFIDKVVEQYGSSTKIGSIVAGQTSVKAPEKAAFEKHLPQDTYIISCHSMHGPKIDPTGQPLILIQHRAPDEKMRLVERIMACFKSNFVYLTYEEHDTVTANTQAVTHAAFLSMGTAWCCSNQYPWESERYPGGIETVKINICLRIYSAKWHVYAGLALLNPAAKTQVTQFAQSCTDLFKLMVAEREQQLMDRVFAARKKVFGWEKDEESNSVISRTGTREERKPILMSDKLLDRFHMAARKATSFVVNGDAAADSSDAATALSQSPPNSHLSLLAIVDCWSSLGINPYDHLDLAATPIFRIWIGVCEYLFRSPERLRQACHAAARDHSFRADDTEFVIASRGWAQAVQFGNFDSYQRRFEETRGFFEHRFQEAGAVGAEMLKVVLAN, from the coding sequence ATGGCGTCGTCAACAGAGATGGACAcgctcgagatcggcatCATCGGCATGGGCGACATGGGTCGGCTGTATGCCACAAAAATGAGGGATGCCGGCTGGAAGAAAGTCAATGTCTGCGACCGTCCTGAAAACCACGAAAAGCTTTGCAAAGAATTGCAAGGTTCCGGGCTGAATGTCTTGCGAGATGGTCACCTTGTCTCGCGGCGGAGCGACTTTATCATCTACTCTGTCGAGGCTGCTTTCATCGACAAGGTGGTCGAGCAATACGGATCTTCCACCAAGATTGGCTCAATCGTAGCTGGACAGACATCGGTCAAAGCGCCGGAGAAGGCTGCATTCGAGAAACATCTCCCGCAGGATACCTACATCATTTCGTGTCATTCCATGCACGGCCCCAAGATTGATCCCACAGGCCAGCCCTTGATCCTCATCCAGCATAGGGCTCCCGACGAAAAGATGCGACTGGTCGAGAGGATCATGGCCTGCTTCAAGTCCAACTTTGTCTACCTCACCTATGAAGAGCACGACACAGTCACCGCCAATACGCAAGCGGTGACACACGCTGCGTTCTTGTCAATGGGAACCGCATGGTGCTGCTCCAACCAGTACCCGTGGGAGTCGGAGCGCTACCCGGGAGGCATTGAGACGGTCAAGATCAACATTTGCTTGCGCATCTACTCTGCCAAATGGCACGTCTATGCCGGTCTGGCATTGCTGAAtccagcagccaagacgCAAGTGACGCAGTTTGCACAGAGCTGTACCGACCTGTTCAAGCTCATGGTTGCCGAAAGGGAGCAGCAACTCATGGATCGCGTCTTTGCAGCGCGCAAAAAGGTATTTGGATGggagaaggacgaggagaGCAACAGCGTCATTTCTCGAACAGGCACCAGGGAAGAACGCAAGCCCATCCTTATGAgcgacaagctgctcgaccgaTTCCACATGGCTGCTCGCAAAGCCACCTCTTTTGTCGTCAACGGtgatgctgccgccgacAGCAGTGACGCCGCTACCGCTCTGTCTCAATCTCCACCTAACTCGCATCTGTCACTACTTGCCATCGTCGACTGTTGGAGCTCGCTTGGTATCAATCCGTAcgatcatctcgatctGGCCGCAACGCCTATCTTCAGGATATGGATTGGCGTATGCGAATACCTCTTTCGCTCGCCCGAGCGTCTGCGACAGGCATGTCATGCCGCGGCACGAGATCACAGCTTCAGGGCAGACGATACTGAATTTGTCATTGCTTCTCGCGGATGGGCGCAGGCAGTGCAGTTCGGCAACTTTGACAGTTACCAGCGACGCTTCGAGGAGACTAGAGGCTTCTTCGAGCACAGATTCCAAGAGGCAGGCGCCGTGGGTGCAGAAATGCTCAAAGTGGTGCTGGCAAACTAG
- a CDS encoding uncharacterized protein (related to TEL1 - telomere length control protein): MAFSLQEAIEKIRSDKVKDRQQGLEAFEHIFSDSDNVVDLDPKQDGKAWLKVFQALSACVLAEKAACIRKGSFLDAQPIAIARLQRAANMFRSLVEQAAALLARKVVKALVTHILQMMNHRGTLLRPIASAYTSALCAILSHQHHVDHLEPEDWRATASLCFDILLGRDLDGSAATSDPDERLATLAISPTLVASQRGLSLEDAVTAHCLCHLMACTVAPLLGSTGQGILLLADYTRFFLTFPVESSAHLPAMSGLNILLEHLELNYPCQVLLASLALRLTVLTLWKTKNLMLKKQLEVAPLQDPAARLSKRTEAAAFLRSIHETLLRDPETRWALEPIRLDALTFHWTLPDGTRSSRPSSILSNLAFYFGPFPSEQASLAWCRIGLQVDLIELLVAIEPVQLENGTPALARQGEAEEPPSTATTTQRTMLRAMPSNGKRGAEIVSSSPQKRRRKSPTGAADNLADSSPIRQLIEKVSITTSSPTAGVAARLGALQLLTFLLLTRPSLLDSSTLSETRKELLQLVADTDPVLVSWSLVGLGAIVLAFEPVKVAERDHGISSGHPGLHDWGIAVRKLQFRETCRAAAFLLGVMLSRAVLPNAMLQSEITRLVAEVDLQGPPILCDSVCHLMTLLLHRTTSNRMLHHLDARRKVGAWFASAYSPAEAFRPSTQVAVGRDNSMLVPYHDLLRLLSSIIAGPELDHTDHCMPVTYEDDVTQLLKRQARLQPLRDLSLRSSVALDLAVVRTANISADQAEPTLLSMQDFDRIAAILDKKIDSCLDVLNSVGLDDGTKPAIAFQTAISVIHAGILAVELSSKAKSLESAARVKRSCQVIVKAVNLVSKSKDMPAQAFSFVLAQLGLLDPFNLSIVTDDATPNELLVVPGLASGVASRLHLAKMKKGHSRSPEEGTKHRSKRLWTAIQEAGMLETMLSSCETALDLALFGRSHIGNDSASPAASKRHDAFDDMPESGNSSTLRARNSSSTVPTESTEMAVHVLVHLLAGVPRLLTSSADTQRDENIVSLLFECPVDAMIALAPVIFELLNKGKLWMSQRDLVDALDRIGSELLASYQFARQPVARIAAIRALRSVVPLLLEEFDEQSDLFDKVQKLASFFADQIGRTKWPSPWEVQLACARFLADCLEQDAEGCLSRAGSARASKFSPRRSMLSLNTDVDIRVRGLGSPLAACVFDTASFDEEQMLHLYNDFRDDLPSDSSSPQHILTRALSLSNVAIANSAVRQSALFHLLEIILATEQLPTTVQHLFAQVAARLGFTDAPSCYQAFAGQITWGMATNNYDPLQVPWKALGFTSKRECLDATFAASGSMLLAAQTHEGRTQFDALVQLTKRSQQQGLQECLPFLTAAYLGFAVQSAQQQDRPDLPAAGAQTLQELAQLGFAESDRHEQLPRMIASADDLIVTTLLSLYFEPASSLEESRKFAIAALKTQDARSGRILSCLTPTSNSSCLGLHEPSRPFFTSAVLCATLSTLPSLGVEPFRKDVMYNVLHHIFHRIASSKFQNDQLRLSAALRIYLAMCGDSFWTDRLNACFLVSSIEQLLGQQHLHDDFRPFLVYACNRSSMAQHSPEALVSCIVTWSREIADQLVASPDSGDWLLEAARAVAKTSSIATSVTMLLWPVKRTSTEQAAIEGLIDIDTIAFAIQACPRMSVQLPSLLRVRSVLKKTSKAQIEAFCHGPAWKLLERMTEVRATHASRIDGDSPSDVISDIYACIASASEPALLQRTRKSVEAGAKGDKLASETYLATIDTSQARNLSAAAVLKIHELTQSLPLELSFRAFETLRSIACLVGGRLTDMVPSTTREELGRIRPSISPMTNRPGPFHPERFLEPALLDASASSNNWICRITATMCEAIASFKNQDLFQPIGQFVSMNHVAAETLFHVLLLCFTVVDTEPAWTNPSSGGRKRTSGRRSDLEGQLSSLQMYRAAIATHFEHVLSAPNADPTCSSMIVQSLLAVRSFRPVQEEPDEVCFWFQVDTNLLARRCIACGLYSAAIFFVEHGNWEQDESQACFAPQAQIRADLLQQAYMNIDDPDAFYGIKDGDVRELLLKRLHHEGQWLRAFQYHAADCEASSFDGGKVAPAQANALGQTFSMLGFQHLANGVDLTLEPSGGAAPSLAIRTDVDSTSWDLPVTSNELVGGKRVESVLRILQQANDEQDVDEPLSLAIQSQLQLLCSIPAESVTVMRSIQGDLLSLGQIKDWRKASTLLGLEEAVVKFRSVWCRADVGDQFEVAEKILRTRQLLLQAVRQRLQSDQIGDALDRPAEEIARVERLLLVQLSRQAREHEKLQKAINATARAESIEVALGDGANLAREEFAAVLWDQKEHSPAMQLLSQIVDDLGVTTRSTMQQKRRGARLLSLLAQWRATARSQHPREIDGTLFEPALKLLVTPPASEVAKDAEVSAEQSEIAYRWARFAEEHHRGSDMAEIMRLRVYIQRRTEEIAQNQREYDKTSSKTDRGKLLQFQRQAEKILRQDQTRLSELEASRTLFLRRSIAMYARALSSSDVHDDAVARLISLWFENSDNAELNRLLVNCLASIPSRKFVALMHQLSARLTELPDQRDPMAPFQSNLGQLLLRMCQEHPFHCLYAIFALIKTGADTKAASNRSTSRSSLGVPDTLSASSSSPILRSTAAEKIWNHIKRHSSHGKRIRIFEELCLAYVEWAEFDLASRPDRYFQGSGAIKKGALRMPPSGELRLARMRDLDVPVATARLEIDATCKYEKVVSIVRYSETFTTAGGIHLPKISECIGSDGKRYKQLFKRDDDLRQDAVMQQVFRMVNELLKADRRTRERKLVIRTYTVLPLGPQCGMLEFVTNTVPLGEVLIALHAKYRPGDLTPSQARTKMRDAQSLGAEAKLEAFLDVCEQMRPAFGYFFSDAQRMPRDWYETRLRYTRSVSTSSIVGHVLGLGDRHVSNMLLDKESGELVHIDFGVAFDQGKLLPIPELVPFRLTRDIVDGMGMHGVEGTFRRCCEETLRVLRAHQDVIKTVLEVFRHDPLFAWTSNPIKVLRAQEDKEEEEQDSLAATSVERSGTTMGVSRSTPAPTPTLLQARGTASRSTTPFAAPYEATGVLGTDTAELSADRAVTSVMSKLSSSLSIEYTVNDLIQQATDAGHLSAIFHGWQAAL; the protein is encoded by the exons ATGGCTTTCTCCTTGCAAGAAGCCATCGAAAAGATCCGGAGcgacaaggtcaaggaTCGACAACAAGGTCTCGAGGCATTCGAACACATCTTCTCGGATTCAGACAATGTGGTTGATCTCGATCCAAAGCAAGACGGAAAGGCGTGGCTCAAGGTCTTTCAGGCGCTCTCTGCCTGTGTGCTTGCCGAAAAAGCTGCGTGCATTCGTAAAGGTTCCTTCCTTGATGCACAAcccatcgccatcgccagaCTGCAGCGCGCGGCTAACATGTttcgctcgctcgtcgaacAAGCCGCAGCCCTTTTGGCTCGTAAGGTGGTCAAGGCTTTAGTCACGCACATCCTTCAGATGATGAACCACCGCGGCACGCTTCTTCGTCCCATAGCCTCCGCATATACTTCTGCGCTCTGTGCCATCCTcagccaccagcaccatgtcgaccacctcgaacCCGAAGATTGGCGCGCCACAGCATCCTTGTGCTTCGACATTCTCCTTGGTCGAGACCTTGATGGTTCAGCTGCAACCAGCGACCCTGATGAACGGCTGGCTACACTCGCTATCTCTCCAACCTTGGTTGCTTCACAGCGCGGTCTCAGCTTAGAGGATGCGGTTACTGCACACTGCCTCTGCCATCTCATGGCGTGTACCGTTGCGCCTCTGCTCGGCAGTACCGGTCAAGGCATCTTACTCCTCGCCGACTACACCCGATTCTTCCTCACTTTCCCTGTCGAATCTTCCGCACACTTGCCAGCTATGTCCGGACTCAACATTTTGCTCGAACATCTCGAACTCAACTACCCATGTCAAGTACTCTTGGCATCACTGGCTTTGCGACTAACAGTCCTCACACTTTGGAAAACCAAGAATCTCATGCTCAAGAAACAGCTG GAAGTGGCTCCACTTCAGGATCCCGCTGCGCGTCTCTCTAAGCGGACTGAGGCGGCCGCATTCCTTCGATCCATTCACGAGACCCTTCTCCGCGATCCCGAGACCCGCTGGGCTCTCGAACCTATCAGATTGGATGCGCTTACTTTCCATTGGACACTCCCAGATGGTACTCGCTCCTCACGTCCGTCGTCAATCCTTAGCAATTTGGCATTTTACTTTGGGCCTTTtccgagcgagcaagcttCGCTAGCTTGGTGCCGAATAGGTCTGCAAGTGGACCTAATCGAGCTACTCGTCGCAATCGAGCCTGTGCAACTTGAGAATGGAACGCCagcgctcgctcgacaaggtgaGGCCGAAGAGCCGCCATCCACcgcgacgacgactcaGCGCACCATGCTGCGAGCCATGCCATCCAACGGCAAGCGTGGAGCCGAGATAGTATCTTCAAGTCCTCAGAAGCGAAGACGTAAAAGTCCAACCGGCGCTGCCGATAACCTTGCAGATTCCAGCCCCATCCGACAGCTGATCGAAAAGGTCTCGATCACAACTTCATCCCCAACTGCAGGTGTGGCTGCAAGACTGGGGGctttgcagctgctcactTTCCTTCTGCTAACCCGACCCAGTCTCCTCgactcgtcgacgctgtccGAAACACGTaaggagctgctgcagcttgtcgCTGATACAGATCCTGTTCTCGTCTCATGGAGCTTGGTGGGCCTCGGTGCGATCGTGCTCGCATTCGAACCGGTGAAGGTGGCCGAACGCGATCACGGTATATCGTCGGGGCATCCTGGTTTGCATGACTGGGGAATCGCGGTACGCAAGCTCCAATTTCGGGAGACATGCCGTGCCGCTGCTTTCCTGCTCGGCGTTATGCTGTCGAGAGCGGTGCTTCCAAACGCAATGTTGCAGTCCGAGATCACTCGTCTGGTCGCCGAAGTCGATCTTCAAGGTCCGCCGATTCTTTGTGACAGTGTATGCCATCTCATGACGCTGCTTTTGCATCGCACCACTTCCAATCGCATGCTTCACCATCTagatgctcgacgaaaGGTGGGGGCTTGGTTCGCAAGCGCTTATTCGCCAGCAGAAGCTTTCCGGCCTTCAACACAGGTCGCAGTAGGCCGAGACAATAGCATGCTCGTGCCCTATCATGACCTTCTTCGTCTCCTTAGCAGCATTATTGCTGGCCCTGAGCTGGACCATACAGATCACTGCATGCCGGTCACGTATGAAGATGATGTTACACAGCTGCTTAAGCGGCAGGCTAGGCTGCAGCCGCTCCGTGACCTCTCTTTGCGCTCAAGTGTTGCACTTGATTTAGCCGTTGTGCGCACTGCCAATATCAGCGCGGACCAAGCTGAGCCAACGCTGCTTTCAATGCAAGATTTCGATAGGATCGCGGCGATTCTCGACAAAAAGATCGACTCATGTCTGGATGTGCTCAACTCGGTCGGCCTAGATGATGGGACTAAACCAGCCATAGCTTTCCAAACCGCGATctctgtgattcacgcaGGAATCCTTGCAGTCGAACTGTCCTCGAAAGCTAAATCGCTGGAATCAGCAGCACGTGTCAAGCGATCCTGCCAGGTCATCGTCAAGGCTGTCAACCTCGTCTCAAAGTCGAAGGACATGCCGGCACAAGCTTTCAGCTTTGTTCTCGCGCAGCTCGGCCTCCTTGACCCTTTCAATCTTAGCATTGTCACTGACGATGCGACCCCAAACGAGCTGCTTGTCGTTCCTGGCTTGGCGAGCGGCGTCGCATCTAGACTCCATCTAGCCAAGATGAAGAAGGGTCACAGCCGATCTCCCGAGGAGGGCACCAAGCACAGATCAAAGCGGCTCTGGACAGCGATTCAAGAGGCTGGGATGCTCGAGACCATGCTCTCGAGCTGTGAAACAGCGCTCGATCTGGCCTTGTTTGGCCGCAGCCATATCGGCAACGATTCGGCGTCTCCTGCCGCATCGAAGCGCCACGATGCTTTCGACGACATGCCTGAGAGCGGAAATTCCAGTACGCTTCGCGCGAGAAATTCGAGCTCCACTGTTCCGACCGAATCAACGGAGATGGCGGTGCACGTTCTGGTACATCTCCTCGCTGGCGTGCCTCGATTACTGACAAGTAGCGCAGACACCCAACGCGATGAGAACATCGTGTCTCTGCTCTTCGAGTGCCCAGTCGATGCGATGATCGCGTTGGCCCCAGTAATTTTCGAATTGCTCAACAAAGGCAAGCTGTGGATGAGCCAGCgagatctcgtcgacgcgCTTGATCGCATTGGCTCAGAGCTTCTCGCATCCTACCAATTCGCGCGACAACCTGTGGCACGTATAGCTGCCATCCGCGCTCTTCGGTCCGTGGtgccgttgctgttggAGGAGTTCGACGAACAGTCAGATCTTTTTGACAAGGTACAGAAGCTAGCGAGCTTTTTCGCAGACCAGATCGGGCGGACAAAATGGCCATCGCCATGGGAGGTGCAACTGGCCTGTGCCAGGTTTTTGGCGGATTGTCTCGAACAGGACGCGGAAGGCTGCCTCTCCCGGGCGGGCAGTGCTCGCGCCAGCAAATTCTCGCCACGGAGATCCATGTTGTCTTTGAACACTGATGTCGACATCCGCGTGCGTGGTTTGGGATCGCCTCTTGCTGCATGCGTGTTCGACACGGCGTCGTTTGATGAAGAGCAAATGTTGCACCTCTATAATGACTTCCGTGACGACCTCCCCAGCGATTCTAGCAGCCCACAGCATATCTTGACACGTGCGCTCAGCCTGAGCAATGTCGCAATTGCCAACTCAGCTGTCCGTCAATCAGCGCTGTTCCACCTTCTCGAGATCATTCTGGCGACCGAACAGTTGCCCACGACAGTACAGCACCTCTTCGCGCAGGTTGCAGCAAGGCTTGGATTTACCGACGCTCCGAGCTGTTACCAAGCTTTTGCCGGCCAAATCACATGGGGCATGGCCACCAATAATTACGACCCGCTGCAGGTGCCATGGAAAGCGCTTGGCTTCACGAGCAAACGCGAATGCCTCGATGCAACCTTTGCCGCCAGCGGTAGCATGCTTCTAGCGGCACAAACGCACGAAGGAAGGACCCAATTCGATGCGCTCGTGCAGTTGACAAAACgaagccagcagcaaggaTTGCAAGAATGCTTACCCTTCCTAACCGCCGCTTACTTGGGATTTGCCGTTCAGTCGGcccagcagcaagatcgCCCGGATttgcctgctgctggcgcCCAGACACTGCAGGAGCTGGCTCAGCTTGGCTTCGCAGAGAGCGACCGTCACGAACAGCTGCCTCGAATGATCGCGAGTGCAGATGATCTCATTGTGACTACTTTGTTGTCTCTGTACTTTGAgccagcttcttctttggaGGAGTCTAGAAAATTCGCCATCGCAGCCTTGAAAACGCAGGATGCCCGAAGTGGCAGGATACTGTCGTGCTTGACACCTACGAGTAACTCTTCTTGTCTGGGTCTCCACGAACCTAGTCGACCCTTCTTCACAAGCGCTGTCCTTTGTGCGACGCTCTCAACTTTGCCGAGTCTTGGAGTTGAGCCATTCCGCAAGGATGTCATGTACAACGTACTGCATCACATCTTCCACCGCATCGCATCGTCCAAGTTCCAGAACGACCAGCTGCGCCTGAGTGCAGCTCTACGGATCTACCTTGCGATGTGCGGTGACAGCTTCTGGACAGATCGGCTCAACGCATGCTTCTTGGTCAGCAGCATTGAACAGCTGCTTGGTCAACAACACCTGCACGACGATTTTCGCCCATTTCTGGTGTATGCGTGCAATCGCTCATCAATGGCCCAGCACAGTCCAGAAGCACTCGTGTCATGCATCGTCACTTGGTCTAGGGAAATAGCGGACCAACTTGTCGCGTCACCCGACTCCGGCGATTGGCTtctcgaagctgctcgtgcaGTCGCTAAGACTTCATCCATAGCGACCTCGGTTACGATGCTCTTGTGGCCGGTCAAGCGCACGTCGACAGAACAAGCCGCAATCGAGGGCCTGATCGACATTGATACCATTGCCTTTGCAATCCAGGCGTGCCCCCGCATGTCTGTACAGCTTCCATCTCTGCTACGAGTTCGAAGCGTTCTTAaaaagacgagcaaggcaCAAATCGAGGCGTTTTGCCATGGTCCCGCATGGAAGCTGTTAGAGCGCATGACCGAGGTTCGTGCGACCCATGCCTCTCGAATAGATGGCGACTCGCCCAGCGATGTTATTAGCGATATATACGCCTGTATTGCAAGTGCAAGCGAGCCCGCTCTGTTACAGCGTACACGGAAGTCCGTTGAGGCTGGTGCGAAAGGCGACAAGTTAGCATCCGAGACATATCTTGCCACGATCGATACAAGTCAGGCACGCAATCTGTCAGCTGCAGCAGTTCTCAAGATCCACGAGCTGACACAAAGCCTGCCCCTCGAGCTAAGCTTCCGAGCCTTTGAAACGCTGCGAAGCATCGCTTGCCTTGTTGGGGGCCGTCTCACGGATATGGTGCCAAGCACCACCCGAGAGGAGCTTGGTCGTATTCGGCCGAGCATCAGCCCGATGACGAATCGGCCTGGACCTTTTCACCCAGAACGCTTCCTGGAGCCAGCATTGCTGGACGCTTCGGCATCATCCAACAATTGGATCTGCCGCATCACGGCAACCATGTGCGAAGCTATCGCTTCCTTCAAGAATCAGGATCTCTTCCAGCCTATTGGTCAGTTTGTATCGATGAACCATGTAGCTGCGGAAACCCTATTCCATGTCTTGCTCCTATGCTTCACGGTTGTCGACACAGAGCCGGCTTGGACAAATCCTTCTTCTGGCGGAAGGAAGAGGACTTCGGGACGTCGATCGGATCTCGAAGGACAGTTATCTTCGCTCCAGATGTACCGTGCTGCGATTGCAACGCATTTTGAACACGTGCTGAGCGCCCCGAACGCGGATCCGACATGCAGCTCGATGATCGTTCAATCTCTATTAGCCGTAAGATCGTTCAGACCGGTACAAGAGGAGCCAGATGAAGTCTGCTTTTGGTTCCAAGTCGACACGAACTTGCTAGCAAGACGCTGCATTGCCTGCGGACTTTATTCTGCTGCCATCTTTTTCGTTGAGCACGGCAATTGGGAGCAGGACGAATCACAGGCATGTTTTGCACCACAGGCACAGATCCGAGCTGATCTGCTTCAGCAGGCGTACATGAACATTGACGACCCCGATGCATTCTACGGTATCAAGGATGGGGATGTGCGGGAGCTGCTTCTCAAGCGTCTGCATCACGAGGGGCAGTGGCTGCGAGCTTTCCAGTACCATGCTGCAGATTGCGAAGCTTCGAGCTTTGATGGTGGGAAGGTAGCCCCCGCTCAAGCAAACGCGCTTGGGCAGACCTTCTCTATGCTAGGCTTCCAACATCTTGCCAATGGGGTGGATTTGACCTTGGAGCCATCTGGTGGAGCTGCTCCCTCCCTCGCAATTAGGACGGACGTCGATTCGACTTCCTGGGACCTGCCGGTAACGAGCAATGAACTGGTAGGAGGTAAAAGGGTCGAGTCGGTGCTGCGCATCTTACAACAGGCCAACGACGAACAGGACGTCGACGAACCCTTGTCTCTGGCCATTCAGTCGCAGCTGCAATTGCTGTGTTCGATACCTGCCGAGAGCGTAACTGTCATGCGCAGTATTCAGGGCGATCTGCTTTCACTCGGACAGATCAAAGACTGGCGCAAAGCGTCTACACTCTTAGGTCTGGAAGAAGCGGTGGTAAAATTCCGATCTGTCTGGTGTAGAGCAGATGTTGGTGACCAATTTGAGGTAGCAGAAAAGATCCTCCGTACGCGTCAGTTGTTGCTGCAGGCGGTGCGACAGCGCCTGCAATCGGATCAAATCGGTGATGCCCTCGACAGACCAGCTGAAGAAATTGCCCGAGTCGAGAGGCTCCTGCTGGTGCAACTGAGCCGGCAGGCCCGTGAACACGAAAAGCTGCAGAAAGCCATCAATGCTACTGCACGAGCAGAGTCGATCGAAGTTGCATTGGGCGACGGTGCCAATTTGGCGCGAGAGGAGTTCGCAGCTGTACTGTGGGACCAGAAGGAACATTCACCTGCCATGCAGCTCCTATCGCAGATTGTGGATGATCTTGGTGTCACGACGCGATCGACCATGCAGCAAAAGCGTCGCGGTGCACGTCTGCTGTCCCTGCTGGCTCAATGGCGAGCCACAGCAAGATCTCAACATCCGCGAGAGATCGATGGTACGCTTTTTGAACCTGCTCTCAAGCTACTCGTCACTCCCCCGGCGTCAGAAGTGGCTAAGGATGCCGAAGTATCAGCCGAGCAATCCGAGATCGCCTATCGATGGGCGCGTTTTGCAGAAGAGCATCATCGTGGATCGGATATGGCCGAAATCATGCGGCTTCGCGTGTACATTCAACGTCGCACGGAAGAGATTGCACAAAACCAGCGCGAGTATGACAAGACAAGCTCCAAGACGGACCGAGGCAAGCTACTGCAGTTTCAGCGTCAAGCTGAAAAGATCCTTCGGCAAGATCAGACGCGCCTCAGCGAGCTGGAAGCTTCGAGGACTCTCTTTCTTCGacgcagcatcgccatgTACGCCCGAGCATTGAGTTCGTCGGATGTTCACGATGATGCGGTTGCCAGGCTCATCTCGCTTTGGTTCGAGAATTCGGACAACGCAGAGCTCAATCGTCTGCTGGTAAActgcctcgcctcgatTCCATCACGCAAGTTTGTTGCTCTGATGCATCAGCTTTCTGCTCGTTTGACAGAATTGCCGGATCAACGCGATCCTATGGCACCTTTCCAGTCAAACCTCGGCcagctgttgctgcgcaTGTGCCAGGAACATCCGTTTCACTGCCTTTacgccatctttgccttGATCAAGACGGGAGCTGACACGAAAGCAGCCTCAAATCGCTCCACATCTAGGAGCTCGTTAGGTGTGCCCGATACCTTATCGGCATCTTCATCCTCTCCCATTCTGCGATCCACAGCTGCGGAAAAGATCTGGAACCACATCAAGCGACATTCTTCGCATGGGAAGAGGATCAGAATATTTGAGGAGCTGTGCTTGGCATATGTGGAATGGGCCGAGTTTGATCTCGCTTCTCGTCCCGACCGTTACTTTCAGGGGAGTGGCGCGATCAAGAAGGGTGCATTGCGCATGCCGCCATCGGGCGAATTGCGGCTCGCGCGAATGCGCGACCTCGATGTGCCTGTGGCGACTGCCCgcctcgagatcgatgcaACGTGCAAGTACGAGAAGGTGGTCTCGATCGTCCGTTACAGTGAGACCTTCACCACGGCCGGAGGCATCCACTTGCCCAAGATTAGCGAGTGCATTGGAAGTGACGGCAAGCGATACAAGCAGCTATTTAAgcgcgacgacgatctcCGGCAGGACGCGGTGATGCAGCAGGTATTTCGGATGGTCAATGAGCTTTTGAAGGCAGATCGTCGCACACGCGAGCGAAAGCTGGTGATTCGAACCTACACTGTCTTGCCGCTAGGACCACAGTGCGGCATGCTCGAATTTGTGACCAACACAGTGCCGCTGGGCGAGGTACTGATTGCTCTGCACGCCAAGTATCGGCCGGGCGACTTGACGCCGTCGCAGGCGAGGACCAAGATGCGCGATGCACAGTCTCTGGGCGCAGAGGCAAAGCTCGAGGCATTCCTGGACGTGTGCGAACAGATGCGACCCGCTTTCGGATACTTTTTCAGCGATGCTCAACGAATGCCGAGGGACTGGTATGAGACACGCCTCAGATACACGCGCAGCGTGAGTACAAGCTCGATTGTGGGCCATGTGCTTGGTCTAGGGGACCGCCACGTGTCCAAcatgctgctcgacaaggagaGCGGCGAGTTGGTGCACATTGATTTTGGCGTGGCCTTTGATCAAGGCAAGCTGCTACCGATTCCCGAGCTGGTGCCGTTCCGACTGACGCGCGACATTGTGGACGGCATGGGCATGCACGGCGTTGAAGGGACATTCCGACGATGCTGTGAAGAGACGCTGCGGGTGTTGCGAGCGCACCAGGACGTGATCAAAACGGTCCTCGAAGTGTTTCGACACGATCCGTTGTTCGCGTGGACATCGAACCCAATCAAGGTGTTGCGCGCAcaggaggacaaggaggaggaggagcaggacTCGTTGGCTGCTACGAGTGTAGAGCGATCCGGAACAACAATGGGAGTATCGCGATCTACGCCTGCGCCCACGCCAACACTGTTGCAAGCGAGAGGGACGGCGTCAAGATCAACGACGCCATTCGCAGCGCCGTACGAAGCCACAGGCGTGCTAGGTACGGACACGGCCGAATTAAGCGCAGACCGAGCTGTCACATCGGTGATGAGCAAGCtgtcctcgtcgctgaGCATCGAGTACACTGTCAACGATCTGATCCAACAAGCAACGGATGCAGGCCATCTCTCGGCTATCTTCCACGGTTGGCAAGCTGCGTTGTGA